Proteins from a genomic interval of Pseudomonadota bacterium:
- a CDS encoding F0F1 ATP synthase subunit alpha, producing the protein MELRAAEISNILKQQIANFGTEAEVAEVGTVLSVGDGIARVYGLDQVQAGEMVEFPGGIRGMALNLEVDNVGVVIFGDDRDIKEGDTVKRTGAIVDTPVGRGLLGRVVDALGNPIDGKGPLSDVKRTRVEVKAPGIIPRRSVHEPMQTGLKAIDSLVPIGRGQRELIIGDRQTGKTAVIIDTIINQKKINAAGEESQKLYCVYVAIGQKRSTVAQIVKVLQDSGALEYSIVVAATASEPAPMQFLAPYTACAMGEFFRDNGMHAVMFYDDLSKHAVAYRQMSLLLRRPPGREAYPGDVFYLHSRLLERAAKMNKDFGSGSLTALPVIETQAGDVSAYIPTNVISITDGQIFLETALFYRGIRPAINVGLSVSRVGSAAQIKAMKQVAGSIKLELAQYREMAAFAQFSSDLDASTQRLLARGARLTELLKQGQFQPLPIEEQVASIFTGVRGFLDKIAVLDIVRFEQGFLSELRAKGADILKAIRDDKELKKETEEKLKSFIETYSKAFA; encoded by the coding sequence ATGGAACTCCGCGCCGCCGAAATCTCCAACATCCTCAAGCAACAGATCGCCAATTTCGGCACCGAAGCGGAAGTGGCCGAGGTCGGCACGGTGCTGTCGGTCGGCGACGGCATCGCTCGCGTCTACGGCCTGGATCAGGTGCAAGCCGGCGAGATGGTCGAGTTCCCGGGCGGCATCCGCGGCATGGCGCTCAACCTCGAAGTGGACAATGTCGGCGTCGTCATCTTCGGCGACGACCGCGACATCAAGGAAGGCGACACGGTCAAGCGCACCGGCGCCATCGTCGACACGCCGGTCGGCCGGGGTCTCTTGGGCCGCGTCGTCGATGCGCTCGGCAACCCGATCGACGGCAAGGGCCCGTTGAGCGACGTCAAGCGCACCCGCGTCGAGGTGAAGGCGCCGGGCATCATTCCCCGGCGCAGCGTGCACGAGCCGATGCAGACCGGCCTGAAGGCGATCGACAGCCTGGTTCCGATCGGCCGCGGCCAGCGCGAGCTCATCATCGGCGACCGCCAGACCGGCAAGACCGCGGTCATCATCGACACCATCATCAATCAGAAGAAGATCAACGCCGCGGGCGAGGAGTCGCAGAAGCTGTACTGCGTCTACGTCGCGATCGGCCAGAAGCGCTCGACCGTAGCGCAGATCGTCAAGGTCCTGCAGGATTCGGGCGCGCTCGAATACTCGATCGTGGTCGCCGCCACCGCCTCCGAGCCAGCACCGATGCAATTCCTCGCCCCCTATACCGCCTGCGCCATGGGCGAGTTCTTCCGCGACAACGGCATGCATGCCGTCATGTTCTACGACGACCTCTCCAAGCACGCGGTCGCCTATCGGCAAATGTCGCTGTTGCTGCGCCGGCCGCCGGGACGCGAGGCCTATCCGGGCGACGTGTTCTATCTGCATTCGCGCCTGCTCGAGCGCGCCGCCAAGATGAACAAGGATTTCGGCTCGGGCTCCTTGACCGCCTTGCCGGTCATCGAGACCCAGGCGGGCGACGTGTCGGCCTACATCCCCACCAACGTCATCTCGATCACCGACGGGCAGATCTTCCTCGAAACCGCGCTGTTCTATCGCGGCATCCGACCGGCCATCAATGTCGGCCTGTCGGTGAGCCGGGTCGGTTCGGCGGCCCAGATCAAGGCGATGAAGCAGGTCGCGGGCTCGATCAAGCTCGAGCTCGCCCAGTATCGCGAGATGGCCGCTTTCGCGCAGTTCTCCTCCGATCTCGATGCCAGCACCCAGCGCCTCTTGGCGCGCGGCGCGCGGCTGACGGAGCTCCTGAAGCAGGGGCAGTTCCAGCCGCTGCCGATCGAGGAGCAGGTGGCCTCGATCTTCACCGGCGTTCGCGGCTTTCTCGACAAGATCGCGGTGCTCGACATCGTTCGCTTCGAGCAGGGTTTCCTCTCCGAGCTCCGCGCCAAGGGTGCCGATATCCTGAAGGCGATCCGCGACGACAAGGAGCTGAAGAAGGAGACGGAGGAGAAGCTCAAGTCCTTCATCGAGACCTATTCCAAGGCCTTCGCCTAA
- a CDS encoding F0F1 ATP synthase subunit gamma — protein sequence MPSLKDLKVRINSVKSTQKITAAMKLVAAAKLRRAQEAAVAARPYAERMDRVMVSMGARMVGMAGAPKLLSGTGRDEVQLIVVATADRGLCGGFNSSIVRASRALIRRLEAERKTVKVLCIGRKGRDQLRRDYGRLIVGTIEDIGKPRLGFAGADQIAQRLIGMFEAGEFDVCTIIYNKFKSVITQIVTTQQLIPVPLPAAAAAADAPPHALKGGAQAIYEAEPDEETILTRLVPRNLAIQVFRALLENAASEQGARMSAMDNATRNAGEMISKLTLTYNRSRQAYITKELIEIISGAEAV from the coding sequence ATGCCCAGCCTCAAAGACCTCAAGGTCCGCATCAACAGCGTCAAGTCGACGCAGAAGATCACCGCCGCCATGAAGCTGGTGGCGGCGGCAAAGCTGCGCCGCGCCCAGGAAGCGGCTGTGGCTGCCAGGCCCTATGCCGAGCGCATGGACCGGGTGATGGTCTCCATGGGTGCCCGCATGGTCGGCATGGCCGGCGCACCCAAGCTCTTGTCGGGAACCGGCAGGGATGAGGTGCAGCTGATCGTCGTGGCGACCGCCGACCGCGGGCTCTGCGGCGGCTTCAATTCCTCGATCGTGCGCGCCTCGCGCGCCCTCATTCGCCGCCTCGAGGCCGAGCGCAAGACCGTCAAGGTGCTGTGCATCGGCCGCAAGGGCCGCGACCAGCTCCGCCGCGACTATGGCAGGCTGATCGTCGGCACCATCGAAGACATCGGCAAGCCGCGGCTCGGCTTCGCTGGAGCCGACCAGATCGCCCAGCGTCTCATCGGCATGTTCGAGGCGGGCGAGTTCGACGTCTGCACGATCATCTACAACAAGTTCAAGTCGGTGATCACCCAGATCGTGACCACCCAGCAGCTCATTCCCGTGCCGTTGCCCGCCGCGGCGGCGGCGGCGGACGCGCCGCCCCATGCGCTAAAGGGGGGCGCCCAGGCGATCTACGAGGCCGAGCCCGACGAGGAGACCATCCTCACCCGGCTGGTGCCGCGCAACCTGGCGATCCAGGTGTTCCGGGCGCTCCTCGAGAACGCCGCCTCCGAACAGGGAGCGCGCATGAGCGCCATGGACAATGCTACCCGCAATGCGGGCGAGATGATCAGCAAGCTCACGCTCACCTACAACCGTTCGCGCCAGGCCTACATCACCAAGGAGCTGATCGAGATCATCTCCGGTGCGGAGGCGGTGTAG